One window from the genome of Choloepus didactylus isolate mChoDid1 chromosome 2, mChoDid1.pri, whole genome shotgun sequence encodes:
- the LOC119515449 gene encoding left-right determination factor 2-like isoform X2, with the protein MRPLWLCWALWALPLAGPGVALTQEQILGSLLQQLQLSDVPMLDKAEVEKLVIPAHVRAQYVALLQHSHGAHSRGKRFSQKFREVAGRFLASEAALRRHERLFPRSSRARVTVEWLRVRDDGSNRTSLVDSRLVSIHESGWKAFDVTEAVNFWQQLGRPTQPLLLQVSVQREQLGPPASSAHRLVRFASQAASGGQREPQLELHTLALKDYGAQGDCDREVPEIEGTRCCRQEMYIDLQGMKWAQNWVLEPPGFLAYECVGTCQQPQESLPFKWPFLGPRQCIASETASLPLIVTTKEGDRTRPQVVSLPNMRVQKCICASDGAPVPRRLEP; encoded by the exons ATGCGGCCCCTGTGGCTCTGCTGGGCCCTCTGGGCGCTGCCCCTGGCCGGCCCCGGCGTGGCCCTGACCCAGGAGCAGATCCTGGGCAGCCTCCTGCAGCAGCTGCAGCTCAGTGACGTGCCCATGCTGGACAAGGCCGAGGTGGAGAAGCTGGTCATCCCTGCCCACGTGAGGGCCCAGTACGTGGCCCTGCTGCAGCACAGCCACGGGGCCCACTCCCGCGGGAAGAGGTTCAGCCAGAAATTCCGAG AGGTGGCCGGCAGGTTCCTGGCGTCCGAG GCCGCGCTCCGCAGGCACGAGCGGCTCTTCCCGCGCAGCTCCCGGGCCCGGGTCACCGTCGAGTGGCTGCGCGTCCGCGACGACGGCTCCAACCGCACCTCGCTGGTGGACTCCAG GCTGGTGTCCATCCACGAGAGTGGCTGGAAGGCCTTCGACGTGACCGAGGCGGTGAACTTCTGGCAGCAGCTGGGCCGCCCCACGCAGCCGCTGCTGCTGCAGGTCTCGGTGCAGAGGGAGCAGCTGGGCCCGCCGGCCTCCAGCGCCCACCGGCTGGTGCGCTTCGCCTCCCAGGCGGCGTCGGGCGGGCAGCGGGAGCCTCAGCTGGAGCTGCACACCCTGGCCCTGAAGGACTACGG AGCCCAGGGCGATTGTGACCGTGAGGTGCCCGAGATCGAGGGCACCCGCTGCTGCCGCCAGGAGATGTACATCGACCTGCAGGGCATGAAGTGGGCCCAGAACTGGGTCCTGGAGCCCCCGGGCTTCCTGGCCTATGAGTGTGTGGGCACCTGCCAGCAGCCCCAGGAGTCCCTGCCCTTCAAGTGGCCGTTTCTGGGGCCGCGGCAGTGCATCGCCTCGGAGACGGCCTCGCTGCCCTTGATTGTCACCACCAAGGAGGGAGACAGAACCAGGCCCCAGGTGGTGAGCCTGCCCAACATGCGGGTGCAGAAGTGCATCTGTGCCTCAGACGGGGCTCCTGTGCCGAGGAGGCTGGAGCCGTAG
- the LOC119515449 gene encoding left-right determination factor 2-like isoform X1 — MRPLWLCWALWALPLAGPGVALTQEQILGSLLQQLQLSDVPMLDKAEVEKLVIPAHVRAQYVALLQHSHGAHSRGKRFSQKFREVAGRFLASEASTHLLLFGMEQRLPPHTELVQAVLRLFQEPVPKAALRRHERLFPRSSRARVTVEWLRVRDDGSNRTSLVDSRLVSIHESGWKAFDVTEAVNFWQQLGRPTQPLLLQVSVQREQLGPPASSAHRLVRFASQAASGGQREPQLELHTLALKDYGAQGDCDREVPEIEGTRCCRQEMYIDLQGMKWAQNWVLEPPGFLAYECVGTCQQPQESLPFKWPFLGPRQCIASETASLPLIVTTKEGDRTRPQVVSLPNMRVQKCICASDGAPVPRRLEP, encoded by the exons ATGCGGCCCCTGTGGCTCTGCTGGGCCCTCTGGGCGCTGCCCCTGGCCGGCCCCGGCGTGGCCCTGACCCAGGAGCAGATCCTGGGCAGCCTCCTGCAGCAGCTGCAGCTCAGTGACGTGCCCATGCTGGACAAGGCCGAGGTGGAGAAGCTGGTCATCCCTGCCCACGTGAGGGCCCAGTACGTGGCCCTGCTGCAGCACAGCCACGGGGCCCACTCCCGCGGGAAGAGGTTCAGCCAGAAATTCCGAG AGGTGGCCGGCAGGTTCCTGGCGTCCGAGGCCTCCACGCACCTGCTGCTCTTCGGCATGGAGCAGCGGCTGCCGCCCCACACTGAGCTGGTGCAGGCCGTGCTGCGGCTCTTCCAGGAGCCGGTCCCGAAGGCCGCGCTCCGCAGGCACGAGCGGCTCTTCCCGCGCAGCTCCCGGGCCCGGGTCACCGTCGAGTGGCTGCGCGTCCGCGACGACGGCTCCAACCGCACCTCGCTGGTGGACTCCAG GCTGGTGTCCATCCACGAGAGTGGCTGGAAGGCCTTCGACGTGACCGAGGCGGTGAACTTCTGGCAGCAGCTGGGCCGCCCCACGCAGCCGCTGCTGCTGCAGGTCTCGGTGCAGAGGGAGCAGCTGGGCCCGCCGGCCTCCAGCGCCCACCGGCTGGTGCGCTTCGCCTCCCAGGCGGCGTCGGGCGGGCAGCGGGAGCCTCAGCTGGAGCTGCACACCCTGGCCCTGAAGGACTACGG AGCCCAGGGCGATTGTGACCGTGAGGTGCCCGAGATCGAGGGCACCCGCTGCTGCCGCCAGGAGATGTACATCGACCTGCAGGGCATGAAGTGGGCCCAGAACTGGGTCCTGGAGCCCCCGGGCTTCCTGGCCTATGAGTGTGTGGGCACCTGCCAGCAGCCCCAGGAGTCCCTGCCCTTCAAGTGGCCGTTTCTGGGGCCGCGGCAGTGCATCGCCTCGGAGACGGCCTCGCTGCCCTTGATTGTCACCACCAAGGAGGGAGACAGAACCAGGCCCCAGGTGGTGAGCCTGCCCAACATGCGGGTGCAGAAGTGCATCTGTGCCTCAGACGGGGCTCCTGTGCCGAGGAGGCTGGAGCCGTAG